The Mycobacterium sp. 050128 genome window below encodes:
- a CDS encoding type VII secretion target has translation MAGDDVKLDFDEWDQHAQWWDQEAPRVRERLTVDPGTAESMGQRFGDIGWEVRQALNETLQARSAAGHSLGHYCEGVAGHIRSNISSYQQTEETSQQTLQT, from the coding sequence GTGGCCGGCGACGACGTGAAGCTGGATTTCGACGAGTGGGACCAGCATGCGCAGTGGTGGGACCAAGAGGCGCCGCGAGTGCGCGAACGCCTCACTGTCGATCCCGGCACGGCGGAAAGCATGGGGCAACGCTTCGGCGACATCGGTTGGGAAGTGCGTCAAGCGCTGAACGAAACGCTGCAAGCGCGGTCTGCGGCGGGCCACTCCTTGGGCCACTACTGCGAGGGTGTGGCCGGCCATATTCGGTCGAACATCTCGTCCTACCAGCAGACCGAAGAGACCAGCCAGCAAACTCTGCAGACGTAA
- a CDS encoding DUF2637 domain-containing protein, which produces MTTLTTRRNGSGIAARPDVEDHRVDETLVGGVVSTADGVAPDSRQTWSRHSRVSSAAQWNAANENDEWRTLRLVRRSRTAAVWLTVGIATVSFVLSFTSLRNLAPMSAWPGWSSWLWPLILDGLIILATLGIVSLAPYRDQLWNRVYLWAVLGVAALVSVGGNSLHAWLSTGQLTSWMRWGSAGLACVPPVALLATTHILGTLWRFNPTPPPDARSQLRDRALALAAERMERWDAAAAKLHEEGYCPSVATEKIAAALRYLYECRPAPSLRQIGAKPEVGLHHDTVAKIRDAAAAVLGSATNEQQ; this is translated from the coding sequence GTGACGACACTGACCACACGCCGCAATGGCTCCGGTATCGCAGCGCGACCCGATGTCGAGGATCACCGCGTGGACGAAACCTTAGTAGGTGGAGTCGTTTCGACGGCCGATGGTGTCGCGCCCGACTCGCGGCAAACCTGGAGTCGCCATTCGCGGGTCTCGTCGGCGGCGCAGTGGAATGCGGCCAACGAAAACGACGAGTGGCGCACGTTGCGCCTTGTTCGGCGCAGCCGTACCGCGGCGGTGTGGTTGACGGTGGGTATTGCGACGGTGAGTTTCGTTTTGTCGTTCACCTCTTTGCGTAATCTTGCGCCGATGTCGGCGTGGCCGGGCTGGTCGTCGTGGTTGTGGCCGCTGATTCTTGACGGCCTGATCATTCTGGCGACGCTGGGGATTGTGTCATTGGCGCCGTACCGAGACCAGCTATGGAACCGCGTCTACCTATGGGCAGTGCTGGGTGTCGCCGCTCTCGTCAGCGTCGGTGGCAATAGCTTGCATGCGTGGTTATCCACCGGCCAGCTGACATCGTGGATGCGTTGGGGCTCTGCAGGTTTGGCGTGTGTGCCGCCGGTGGCCCTACTTGCAACAACCCACATCCTGGGCACCCTGTGGCGGTTCAACCCAACTCCACCACCAGATGCCCGCTCGCAGCTACGTGATCGAGCCCTGGCACTGGCCGCCGAGCGGATGGAGCGCTGGGACGCGGCCGCGGCCAAGCTGCACGAAGAAGGCTATTGCCCAAGCGTGGCAACCGAAAAGATCGCAGCGGCGCTGCGCTATCTGTACGAGTGCCGGCCCGCACCGTCGCTGCGCCAGATAGGGGCCAAACCCGAGGTTGGACTACACCACGACACAGTCGCCAAGATCCGTGACGCGGCCGCGGCGGTCCTGGGCTCGGCGACCAACGAGCAGCAGTAG
- the tnpB gene encoding IS607 family element RNA-guided endonuclease TnpB → MARFEVPEEWSVQAFRFTLDPTAEQSVALARHFGARRKAFNWTVATLKTDIQAWHATGVETAKPSLRVLRKRWNTVKSEVCVNAETGLVWWPECSKEAYADGIRGAVDAYWNWQQSRSGKRAGKGVGFPRFKRKGGDSDRVCFTTGAMRVEPDRRHLTLPVIGMVRTHENTRRIERLIRAGRARVLAISVRRNGTRLDASVRVLIQRPQQPSVRSPGSRVGVDVGVRRLATVADEDGAVLDQVPNPRPLEVALKELRRVSRARSRCTKRSRRYRERTIEISRLHRRVSDVRTHHLHCLTTRLAQTHGRIVVEGLDAAGMLRQKGLPGARARRRGLSDAALGTPRRHLSYKTVWYGSQLVVADRWFPSSKTCHACGHVQDIGWDEKWQCAGCSVIHQRDDNAAINLARYEETLSVVGPVGAAVKRGADRKTGPRPAGGCEARKGRSRKAAEQPRAGVQVA, encoded by the coding sequence ATGGCTCGGTTCGAGGTGCCCGAGGAGTGGTCGGTGCAGGCGTTCCGGTTCACCCTTGACCCAACCGCCGAGCAATCCGTGGCGCTGGCACGGCATTTCGGTGCTCGCCGTAAGGCATTCAACTGGACTGTGGCCACTCTGAAAACCGATATCCAAGCGTGGCACGCGACCGGTGTTGAGACGGCGAAGCCGTCACTTCGGGTGCTGCGGAAACGCTGGAACACCGTCAAAAGCGAGGTGTGTGTCAACGCGGAGACCGGGCTGGTGTGGTGGCCGGAATGCTCGAAGGAGGCCTACGCCGACGGCATCAGGGGCGCGGTCGATGCGTACTGGAACTGGCAGCAGTCTCGCTCAGGCAAGCGCGCTGGGAAAGGGGTCGGATTCCCGCGCTTCAAACGAAAAGGCGGCGACAGCGATCGGGTGTGTTTCACCACCGGCGCGATGCGCGTCGAACCTGACCGTCGGCATCTGACACTGCCGGTGATCGGCATGGTTCGCACGCACGAGAACACCCGCCGGATCGAACGGTTGATTCGTGCCGGGCGCGCGCGGGTGCTCGCGATCTCGGTGCGCCGCAACGGCACCCGTTTGGATGCGAGTGTGCGCGTGCTGATTCAACGCCCGCAACAACCCAGCGTCAGGTCACCTGGTTCGCGGGTTGGTGTCGATGTCGGGGTGCGGCGGCTGGCCACGGTCGCTGACGAGGACGGCGCCGTGCTCGACCAAGTGCCTAATCCACGGCCACTCGAGGTGGCGCTCAAAGAGTTGCGGCGCGTCAGCCGGGCCCGCTCGCGCTGCACCAAGCGCTCACGGCGCTACCGTGAGCGCACCATCGAGATTTCAAGGCTGCATCGCCGGGTCAGCGATGTCCGCACCCACCACCTCCACTGTCTGACAACGCGTTTGGCTCAAACCCACGGCCGGATCGTTGTTGAAGGTTTGGACGCGGCGGGGATGCTGCGGCAAAAAGGGTTGCCGGGTGCCCGCGCCAGACGGCGCGGGCTCTCCGATGCCGCGCTGGGCACACCGCGTCGGCACTTGTCCTACAAGACGGTCTGGTACGGGTCGCAGCTGGTGGTCGCTGACCGGTGGTTCCCGTCGTCGAAAACCTGCCACGCTTGCGGGCATGTGCAGGACATCGGCTGGGACGAAAAGTGGCAATGCGCCGGTTGTTCGGTCATCCACCAGCGTGATGACAACGCCGCGATTAACCTCGCACGCTACGAGGAAACACTTAGCGTCGTCGGCCCAGTTGGGGCCGCCGTCAAGCGTGGAGCCGACCGTAAGACCGGGCCTCGCCCGGCCGGTGGCTGTGAAGCGCGGAAGGGACGCAGCCGCAAGGCTGCCGAACAACCCCGAGCCGGGGTGCAAGTCGCGTGA
- a CDS encoding DUF4226 domain-containing protein: MGLFDVLDDLFGDLSGIFGGDDDGDGGENGPPPQQSIPGTLPPGAPPWGPPPPPPGGPSGLQQGAGLAGTTYQQTAGAVNQTDEKLAELLKQIFATNDDNRSRISAIIASIETARRALTTDPQMAGDPHAQALFNQFLDGQLAQIQQILDSSKVDSKKQAELLAALGDQYRGTAGGDPKKKGKEDGGGTGESGGDTTGGGSGGGGGDDVADGGSGAGPGGAPAGGAGGGLTDPLAGLGGAGMGDPLSMLGPAMAGLGSIPGALGGAAGSLPMDALGAMGPLASQLAGQNGADGFKDGDAHNHGKSDDFEDGPHGKNDGDAGKNGDGTSGKGDKNETTQPAGATQPQPSTQPAPPTAVPVSAGGDPSRVVQMPDGSPVTATTPQHAAAVRAVLNGSTVSEAWKQAHVELPPPGTPVTAPADPSHLVPGQIAQFKSRDPVMYMGNGKIWLDGQLQPQSALPTGDFLGWADPPQLAGTTPAPPSPGTTAPAGQPGITNTSGS, encoded by the coding sequence ATGGGCCTATTTGACGTCTTGGACGACCTTTTCGGCGACCTGTCCGGAATATTCGGTGGCGACGACGACGGTGACGGCGGCGAGAATGGCCCGCCCCCGCAGCAGTCGATACCCGGCACATTGCCCCCGGGCGCGCCGCCATGGGGGCCGCCCCCGCCGCCGCCCGGCGGTCCCAGCGGGCTCCAGCAGGGCGCCGGGCTCGCCGGGACCACTTACCAGCAGACCGCCGGCGCGGTGAATCAAACCGATGAGAAGCTGGCCGAATTGCTCAAGCAGATTTTCGCCACCAACGATGACAATCGCTCGAGAATCAGCGCCATCATCGCCAGCATCGAGACAGCGCGCCGCGCGCTGACCACGGACCCGCAGATGGCGGGTGATCCGCATGCGCAGGCGTTGTTTAACCAGTTCTTGGACGGCCAGCTCGCCCAGATTCAACAAATCCTCGACAGTTCGAAAGTGGACAGCAAGAAGCAAGCTGAATTGCTTGCCGCACTGGGTGATCAGTACCGCGGTACCGCTGGCGGCGATCCCAAGAAGAAGGGCAAAGAGGACGGCGGCGGGACAGGGGAGAGCGGCGGTGATACCACCGGCGGCGGTAGTGGCGGCGGTGGTGGTGATGACGTAGCCGACGGTGGCAGCGGGGCGGGGCCAGGCGGAGCCCCTGCAGGTGGAGCCGGCGGCGGGTTGACTGATCCGCTGGCCGGACTGGGCGGGGCAGGCATGGGCGATCCGCTCTCGATGCTGGGCCCGGCGATGGCAGGGCTCGGGTCGATTCCAGGCGCACTGGGTGGCGCTGCGGGATCGCTACCCATGGATGCGCTGGGAGCGATGGGCCCGCTGGCAAGTCAATTGGCCGGGCAAAACGGCGCAGACGGGTTCAAAGACGGCGACGCCCACAACCACGGCAAGTCCGACGATTTCGAAGACGGGCCGCATGGCAAGAATGATGGCGACGCCGGCAAGAACGGCGACGGCACATCCGGCAAGGGCGACAAGAACGAGACGACGCAGCCCGCGGGGGCGACTCAACCACAGCCGAGCACCCAGCCGGCGCCGCCCACGGCGGTGCCGGTCAGCGCGGGCGGTGACCCAAGCCGGGTCGTGCAGATGCCCGATGGTTCCCCGGTCACAGCGACCACGCCCCAGCACGCCGCGGCGGTGCGCGCGGTGTTGAACGGATCCACGGTCAGCGAGGCGTGGAAGCAGGCTCATGTGGAGTTGCCGCCCCCGGGGACACCGGTGACCGCTCCTGCTGATCCGAGCCATTTGGTGCCCGGTCAAATCGCCCAATTCAAGAGTCGCGACCCCGTGATGTACATGGGTAATGGCAAAATCTGGCTTGATGGGCAGCTGCAACCACAAAGTGCACTGCCTACGGGTGATTTTTTGGGGTGGGCCGATCCTCCTCAGCTGGCCGGTACAACCCCTGCCCCGCCTTCGCCGGGCACCACTGCACCGGCCGGTCAGCCGGGGATCACGAACACCAGCGGTAGCTAA